In one window of Gossypium hirsutum isolate 1008001.06 chromosome A01, Gossypium_hirsutum_v2.1, whole genome shotgun sequence DNA:
- the LOC107892698 gene encoding uncharacterized protein, with translation MNYGEFHEKKGHEVQDCEEFKALVQGFIDNKELQIFEGRSCEKQVCVLEDKQKGDSRPRIIISLLGNNEVGAQMEPKVIIHKPTPFPYKDSKRVPWSNDCSVTVPEEENIASTSKDVQVEGSHTRSGKRYDTVGVREEPTKINNVSAEKEKEAKVPVKEPVKEEEAKEFLKFFKHSEYSVVEQLRRQPARISILALLLSSEMHRDALMNVLNETYVTHDISVNKLDRLVNNISADNFIYFNNDEIPLGGRGSTKALHITIRCKGYTLPSVLVDNGLALNVLPLATLNRLSIESSHMKTCQNMVRAFDGTERKVMGRIDIPLEIGPRRPWIHSAGAVPSSLHQKLKLVTDGRLVTINAEEDIIIAVTSKASYVETNEESIECSFRSLELANATFISEGSEPKVPKIARATRMALQMMVGKGVLPGRGLGKYL, from the exons ATGAACTATGGTGAGTTCCATGAGAAAAAAGGACATGAAGTTCAAGATTGTGAAGAATTCAAGGCCTTGGTGCAAGGCTTTATAGACAACAAAGAACTACAAATTTTTGAAGGTAGGTCTTGTGAAAAACAAGTATGTGTGCTGGAGGATAAACAGAAAGGAGATAGTCGGCCAAGGATTATTATTTCCCTGCTGGGGAATAATGAAGTGGGGGCACAAATGGAGCCTAAGGTCATTATCCATAAGCCTACGCCTTTCCCTTATAAGGATAGCAAGAGGGTACCATGGAGCAATGACTGTAGTGTGACAGTGCCGGAGGAGGAGAATATAGCCAGCACGTCTAAAGATGTACAAGTTGAGGGTTCCCATACACGAAGTGGGAAGCGGTATGATACAGTGGGCGTTAGAGAGGAGCccacaaaaataaataatgttaGTGCAGAGAAGGAGAAAGAGGCCAAAGTGCCTGTCAAGGAGCCAGTAAAGGAGGAGGAGGctaaggaatttctaaagttctttaagcatagcgagtatagtgtggtTGAGCAGTTGCGTAGGCAGCCGGCTCGCATATCAATATTGGCTCTACTTCTGAGTTCTGAGATGCATCGGGATGCATTGATGAATGTGCTCAACGAAACATATGTCACTCATGACATATCTGTTAACAAGCTGGACCGGTTGGTGAATAACATAAGTGCTGATAATTTCATCTACTTTAATAATGATGAAATCCCACTAGGGGGCAGAGGGTCAACTAAGGCTTTGCACATTACCATTCGATGCAAGGGGTACACACTTCCAAGTGTGCTCGTCGATAATGGATTGGCCTTGAATGTTCTACCATTGGCTACGTTGAATAGATTATCCATTGAAAGTTCTCACATGAAGACATGTCAAAATATGGTAAGAGCCTTCGATGGTACAGAAAGGAAAGTGATGGGAAGAATTGACATCCCCTTGGAAATTGGGCCAA ggaggccatggatacattCAGCGGGAGCAGTGCCCTCATCATTGCACCAGAAATTAAAGTTAGTGACGGATGGACGGTTAGTAACCATTAATGCGGAGGAGGACATTATAATCGCAGTCACTAGCAAGGCCTCTTATGTCGAGACGAATGAAGAGTCTATTGAGTGTTCTTTTCGCTCTTTAGAATTGGCGAATGCAACCTTCATTTCAGAAGGGAGTGAGCCAAAGGTGCCAAAGATAGCAAGAGCTACGAGGATGGCTCTACAAATGATGGTGGGAAAGGGAGTCTTACCAGGAAGAGGGTTAGGAAAATACCTGTAA